One Amaranthus tricolor cultivar Red isolate AtriRed21 chromosome 1, ASM2621246v1, whole genome shotgun sequence DNA window includes the following coding sequences:
- the LOC130828286 gene encoding serine/threonine-protein phosphatase 7 long form homolog isoform X1 yields the protein MAMPGPVDPSVLTLQATHRSIAAWEGSTAQLVTRQHYQASTLRWEVDDKVLDVVELAGFRYIHRLLGGGLELDRALITALVERWRPETHTFHLTVGEATITLQDVAVIMGLPVEGQAVIGHGEGNWPALVHELLGVWPENPQDPSQPKIIVGSSLKLTWHRQHFSALEDDADDVTVDRHARAYILYLFGCILFPDKSGDSVQLIYLPLLGDLERVDEYSWGSATLAYLYRNLCRASRKGAKDMGGCLMLLQIWSWEHIHIGRPIVRTVRPDGQHDQEDDADDFEPILGSQHRRGMDPLAVSWLRVYLSRSHSPHTLVYYRDALDRQRDEQISNIYYLY from the exons atggcgatgccgggcccagttgatccatcagtgcttacgcttcaggcgacacacaggagcatagctgcgtgggagggctccactgcccaattggttactcgtcagcactaccaggcgagtacgttacggtgggaggtggatgacaAGGTATTAGACGTAGTCGAGCTAGCTGGTTTTAGATACATTCACCggttgttgggcgggggcttagagctcgatcgagcacttatcactgcattggtggagaggtggaggccggagacacataccttccacctcacagttggcgaggcaacgatcacgttgcaagatgtggcagttatcaTGGGACTGCCGGTTGAAGGACAAGCAGTCATTGGTCATGGggagggaaattggccagcattagtacatgagctgctaggggtttggccggaaaaccctcaagacccctcacagccgaagatcatcgttggatcgtcattgaagctgacttggcATCGACAGCATTTTAGCGCGCTTGAGGATGATGCAGATGATGTGACGGTTGACAGACATGCCCGAGCTTACAttttgtacctgtttggatgcatcttgtttccggacaagagcggcgactcggtacagttgatctatctccctctactgggagacttggagcgcgtagatgagtacagttggggaagtgctaccctagcgtatctgtatcgtaacttatgtcgagcatctcgtaagggtgccaaggacatgggtggatgcttgatgttgttacagatatggtcatgggagcacattcatatagggaggcccattGTTCGGACGGTTCGACCggatgggcaacatgatcaggaagatgacgcggatgattttgaaccgatattagggtcacagcatcggcgcgggatggatcctttggcagtaag ctggcttcgcgtatatctttcgagatcccactccccacatactctcgtgTACTACAGGGACGCACtagatcgacaacgggacgagcagattagtaacatttactatttgtattag
- the LOC130828286 gene encoding protein MAIN-LIKE 1-like isoform X2: MAMPGPVDPSVLTLQATHRSIAAWEGSTAQLVTRQHYQASTLRWEVDDKVLDVVELAGFRYIHRLLGGGLELDRALITALVERWRPETHTFHLTVGEATITLQDVAVIMGLPVEGQAVIGHGEGNWPALVHELLGVWPENPQDPSQPKIIVGSSLKLTWHRQHFSALEDDADDVTVDRHARAYILYLFGCILFPDKSGDSVQLIYLPLLGDLERVDEYSWGSATLAYLYRNLCRASRKGAKDMGGCLMLLQIWSWEHIHIGRPIVRTVRPDGQHDQEDDADDFEPILGSQHRRGMDPLAVR, from the exons atggcgatgccgggcccagttgatccatcagtgcttacgcttcaggcgacacacaggagcatagctgcgtgggagggctccactgcccaattggttactcgtcagcactaccaggcgagtacgttacggtgggaggtggatgacaAGGTATTAGACGTAGTCGAGCTAGCTGGTTTTAGATACATTCACCggttgttgggcgggggcttagagctcgatcgagcacttatcactgcattggtggagaggtggaggccggagacacataccttccacctcacagttggcgaggcaacgatcacgttgcaagatgtggcagttatcaTGGGACTGCCGGTTGAAGGACAAGCAGTCATTGGTCATGGggagggaaattggccagcattagtacatgagctgctaggggtttggccggaaaaccctcaagacccctcacagccgaagatcatcgttggatcgtcattgaagctgacttggcATCGACAGCATTTTAGCGCGCTTGAGGATGATGCAGATGATGTGACGGTTGACAGACATGCCCGAGCTTACAttttgtacctgtttggatgcatcttgtttccggacaagagcggcgactcggtacagttgatctatctccctctactgggagacttggagcgcgtagatgagtacagttggggaagtgctaccctagcgtatctgtatcgtaacttatgtcgagcatctcgtaagggtgccaaggacatgggtggatgcttgatgttgttacagatatggtcatgggagcacattcatatagggaggcccattGTTCGGACGGTTCGACCggatgggcaacatgatcaggaagatgacgcggatgattttgaaccgatattagggtcacagcatcggcgcgggatggatcctttggcagtaag atga